The Hyphococcus flavus genome contains a region encoding:
- the trpA gene encoding tryptophan synthase subunit alpha encodes MASTLGKPLRIRPEKLMSRIKNLFDRLKAENRAAFIPYIMGGDPDYETSLRLMKELPDGGADIIELGVPFTDPMADGPAIQAAALRSLKSGQTLAKTLEMVRSFRAEDNETPVVLMGYYNPFYAYGPKKFLGDARDAGVDGLIIVDLPAEEDAELCLPARETGLDFIRLTTPTTDDTRLPTVIKNTSGFVYYVSIAGITGKDSGETEAVKSALARIKAASGLPIAVGFGIKTAEKAREFAKFADAVVVGSALVDLWAKTIENRGLEASAAEADNAVNAVLRLARDISGAIRAARNS; translated from the coding sequence ATGGCCAGCACGCTAGGCAAGCCGCTTCGAATTCGCCCTGAAAAGCTTATGTCGCGCATCAAAAACCTTTTTGACCGGTTAAAAGCGGAAAATCGCGCCGCCTTCATTCCCTATATCATGGGTGGCGATCCCGATTACGAGACGTCGCTTCGGCTGATGAAAGAACTGCCTGACGGTGGCGCGGACATTATCGAGCTGGGCGTTCCCTTCACTGACCCCATGGCGGACGGACCCGCCATTCAGGCAGCAGCCTTACGCAGCCTTAAATCCGGCCAGACGCTCGCCAAAACCCTCGAAATGGTTCGCTCGTTTCGCGCCGAAGACAATGAGACGCCGGTAGTCCTGATGGGCTACTACAATCCGTTCTATGCCTACGGGCCGAAAAAATTTCTTGGGGACGCCAGGGATGCTGGCGTTGACGGCTTAATCATCGTCGATCTGCCGGCAGAGGAAGACGCTGAGCTTTGCCTGCCCGCGCGGGAAACAGGCCTCGATTTCATCCGCCTCACCACGCCAACCACAGACGATACACGGCTACCCACCGTCATCAAAAATACGTCGGGCTTCGTCTATTACGTTTCCATCGCCGGAATCACTGGCAAAGACAGTGGCGAGACTGAAGCCGTCAAGTCCGCCCTTGCGCGGATAAAGGCGGCGTCAGGTTTGCCGATAGCAGTCGGTTTCGGGATCAAAACGGCTGAAAAAGCCCGCGAATTCGCCAAATTCGCTGACGCCGTGGTGGTAGGTTCAGCGCTGGTCGACCTCTGGGCGAAAACTATTGAAAATCGAGGACTTGAAGCCAGCGCCGCAGAGGCGGATAATGCCGTTAACGCGGTCTTGAGGCTGGCGCGGGATATTTCGGGGGCGATCCGCGCCGCGCGCAATTCATAA
- a CDS encoding glycosyltransferase yields the protein MKNGRLSTVMASEDLQSPQSASGCVSAVVISYFTGPILSRALEALAVQPEIKEIILVDNGNFDGHVEKAINDKASPLVRVVSGHGNIGFARGCNLGAKACSGEHLLIINPDAVMPEGGVAQLLRDSTERERPWLMGAKLVGPDGMEQQGSRRRVLTPWRAFVEITRLYKLAPEHPYFKRFNMHTDECPGDVSETPVISGAIMFLPKANYDLVGGMDERYFLHVEDIDFCLRFAKNGGRVFFNPHVSVLHYKSSSRANPIMIEARKTQGIIRYFHTHFSKAYPKPFLWLVDAALWIAFGLLFVKRAVLKTIRLAGFRARRGGRGVERAKSLSRRQSMR from the coding sequence TTGAAAAACGGTAGGTTGTCCACGGTAATGGCTTCCGAAGATCTACAAAGTCCGCAATCCGCGTCAGGCTGCGTTTCCGCAGTCGTCATAAGTTATTTTACAGGACCGATTTTATCACGCGCGCTCGAAGCGTTAGCCGTTCAGCCTGAGATAAAGGAAATCATTCTTGTCGATAATGGCAATTTTGATGGTCATGTCGAAAAAGCGATCAACGACAAAGCATCGCCGCTAGTCCGCGTTGTATCCGGGCATGGCAATATCGGCTTTGCGCGTGGTTGTAACCTCGGGGCGAAGGCTTGTTCTGGCGAGCACCTGCTAATCATTAATCCGGATGCGGTCATGCCGGAAGGCGGGGTTGCGCAATTGCTTCGGGACAGTACGGAGAGGGAGCGTCCATGGTTGATGGGGGCAAAGCTCGTTGGTCCCGATGGTATGGAGCAACAGGGCTCGCGTCGCCGTGTACTAACGCCCTGGCGCGCATTTGTTGAAATCACCAGACTTTACAAGCTCGCTCCTGAGCATCCTTACTTCAAACGATTCAATATGCACACGGATGAATGTCCGGGCGATGTTAGCGAGACGCCCGTCATTTCGGGCGCGATCATGTTTTTGCCGAAGGCGAATTACGATTTGGTCGGCGGCATGGACGAACGGTACTTCCTGCATGTTGAGGACATCGATTTCTGTTTGAGGTTCGCCAAGAATGGCGGGCGTGTTTTCTTCAACCCGCATGTCTCGGTGTTGCATTATAAGAGTTCCAGCCGCGCCAATCCGATCATGATAGAGGCGAGAAAAACCCAAGGCATTATCAGGTACTTTCACACACACTTTTCCAAAGCCTATCCAAAGCCCTTTTTATGGCTTGTTGATGCGGCTCTGTGGATTGCGTTTGGGCTGTTGTTCGTAAAGCGGGCGGTCTTGAAAACGATCAGGTTGGCCGGCTTTCGTGCGCGCCGGGGCGGGCGCGGCGTTGAACGCGCGAAGTCCCTGTCTCGCCGTCAGTCGATGCGCTAA
- the yidD gene encoding membrane protein insertion efficiency factor YidD yields MQAFVEADLMVKVKSGPGGRAVMGAIWLYRRSLSPMLYALGVRCRHTPSCSQYAAEAFASHRFKRAFWLSVSRFLRCHPFGSHGFDPVPKDQPDVGWKFWKLGDWAWTERNGTQDGASSNEKSGSGEPLS; encoded by the coding sequence ATGCAAGCATTTGTCGAGGCGGATCTGATGGTGAAGGTGAAATCCGGGCCGGGCGGGCGCGCAGTCATGGGCGCTATCTGGCTTTACCGCCGGAGTCTCTCGCCGATGCTATATGCCCTTGGCGTGCGGTGCCGTCATACCCCCAGTTGTTCGCAATATGCCGCAGAGGCGTTTGCCAGCCATCGGTTTAAACGAGCCTTCTGGCTTTCCGTTTCGCGGTTCCTGCGCTGTCATCCCTTCGGGTCGCACGGGTTTGATCCCGTGCCAAAGGACCAGCCGGATGTCGGCTGGAAATTCTGGAAACTCGGCGACTGGGCCTGGACGGAAAGAAACGGAACTCAAGATGGCGCAAGCTCAAACGAAAAGAGCGGCTCTGGCGAGCCGCTCTCCTGA
- a CDS encoding ATP-grasp domain-containing protein, with product MKSVTIATCIEQQQLQESDAVFAETLAARECEVLAAPWNGDQAAFENADAVIIRSTWDYQNSPQAFVAWFEALALKIPVFNSAQLIRRNMSKRYLLDLQTAGVAMPPLSLVVPTADSIAAGMDTLGLQVAVVKPEFGATSSGLSIVKRTDEAGLAKAAEKMAMPGLVQALAAEIESIGETSFMFIDGVYTHAMTKKPKAGDIRCQAEFGGTVELASPPAHAIDDAARILAMMDETPLYARIDGILLDEGLQLMEVELIEPELFFTYCPEAAARLAAALIERL from the coding sequence ATGAAATCCGTCACCATTGCTACGTGCATTGAACAGCAACAGTTGCAGGAGAGCGATGCTGTATTCGCCGAGACGCTAGCGGCGAGAGAATGCGAGGTTCTGGCGGCTCCATGGAATGGGGATCAAGCCGCGTTTGAAAATGCGGACGCCGTCATCATTCGTTCCACTTGGGATTATCAGAATAGTCCGCAGGCGTTTGTTGCCTGGTTCGAGGCGCTAGCCTTGAAAATCCCAGTGTTTAATTCAGCGCAGCTCATTCGGAGGAATATGTCAAAACGGTACCTGCTTGATCTTCAGACGGCAGGTGTGGCGATGCCGCCATTGTCATTGGTCGTGCCGACGGCGGATAGCATCGCTGCCGGTATGGACACGCTGGGACTTCAGGTTGCTGTCGTGAAACCGGAATTTGGCGCCACGTCGAGCGGGTTATCCATCGTCAAGCGGACAGACGAAGCCGGACTGGCAAAAGCTGCGGAGAAAATGGCGATGCCGGGCCTAGTGCAGGCGCTGGCGGCTGAGATCGAGAGCATTGGCGAGACGTCATTCATGTTCATTGATGGCGTTTACACGCATGCAATGACAAAAAAGCCGAAAGCCGGTGATATCCGCTGTCAGGCCGAATTTGGCGGCACAGTGGAACTTGCCTCGCCGCCCGCTCACGCCATTGATGATGCCGCCCGCATTCTCGCGATGATGGACGAAACGCCGCTATACGCCAGGATTGACGGCATTCTCCTTGACGAAGGCTTGCAGCTTATGGAAGTCGAACTGATTGAGCCGGAACTCTTTTTCACCTATTGCCCTGAGGCTGCGGCGCGGCTCGCCGCTGCGCTCATCGAACGTCTGTAA
- a CDS encoding O-antigen ligase family protein, with amino-acid sequence MQPTWRDRRDQLSRRWIYGLFILLPVLAVFGHRGVAPWLLLASLPAFARGDFWQGLFGRLFDHPSLKDPTFACLISLLAFCLWILLSGFWSPKHHYSLFLWILAPGLVGASVVWFSLNLSRQWAWRLGRAFSLAVAGGMIVLAFEGVTGGFLRDIVPPKDISPDGSRDMIALGRGVTALAPALFPAAAIAVRVWSRGAAVLVLFIGLAAALANDVAANAFAIGVGLGAAVICLAAQRPVLRTAGWGAILFLLVSPFVAMLLPVEATFELARENYSKEVLAAATSALHRIAIWQAVGLKTLAGLPFGYGADFSRIWSETAPMVIVPGAPSPLSVIPTHPHNIFLQTWLELGVPGVAALASFLFFGLKALLRARLSKAVSAAVAGAFIAILISINVEGSLWQVWRFAAMALAASGIALAHALEKR; translated from the coding sequence ATGCAACCGACATGGCGAGACAGACGGGACCAGCTAAGCCGGCGGTGGATTTACGGCTTGTTTATCCTGCTGCCTGTGCTCGCTGTGTTTGGTCATCGCGGCGTGGCCCCTTGGCTTTTACTCGCGAGCTTGCCGGCTTTCGCACGTGGTGACTTTTGGCAGGGGTTGTTCGGCAGGTTGTTCGACCACCCAAGTCTTAAAGATCCGACATTTGCGTGCCTTATTTCGCTGTTGGCTTTCTGTTTGTGGATTTTGTTGTCCGGGTTTTGGTCGCCAAAGCATCACTATAGTTTATTTCTGTGGATTCTCGCGCCTGGCCTGGTTGGCGCCAGCGTCGTCTGGTTCTCGCTGAACCTTTCACGCCAGTGGGCATGGCGGTTAGGGCGGGCGTTTTCACTGGCGGTGGCGGGAGGCATGATCGTCCTCGCGTTTGAGGGCGTTACGGGCGGCTTTTTGCGCGATATTGTTCCGCCTAAAGATATTTCACCTGATGGATCAAGGGACATGATCGCATTGGGCCGAGGCGTCACCGCTCTTGCGCCTGCGCTTTTCCCCGCCGCAGCAATCGCTGTCCGAGTGTGGTCGCGCGGCGCGGCGGTGTTGGTTCTTTTTATAGGTCTTGCTGCAGCATTAGCTAATGATGTCGCGGCCAATGCTTTCGCGATAGGCGTCGGACTTGGCGCGGCCGTGATATGCCTTGCCGCGCAAAGGCCGGTACTACGGACAGCCGGATGGGGAGCGATATTGTTTTTACTCGTTTCTCCTTTTGTGGCTATGTTGTTGCCTGTGGAGGCAACCTTTGAGTTGGCGCGAGAAAACTATTCCAAAGAGGTTTTAGCGGCGGCGACGTCGGCTTTGCATCGCATTGCCATATGGCAAGCTGTTGGCTTGAAAACGCTTGCTGGTTTGCCGTTTGGGTATGGCGCTGACTTTTCCCGTATCTGGAGCGAGACAGCGCCGATGGTAATCGTGCCGGGAGCGCCATCACCGCTGAGTGTGATCCCGACACACCCGCACAATATCTTTTTGCAGACCTGGCTAGAGCTTGGCGTGCCTGGTGTGGCGGCATTGGCCTCGTTTTTGTTCTTTGGTCTTAAAGCGCTTTTGCGCGCGCGACTGTCCAAGGCCGTAAGCGCGGCTGTCGCTGGCGCTTTTATCGCCATTCTCATATCCATAAATGTCGAGGGCAGTCTTTGGCAGGTTTGGCGTTTTGCCGCCATGGCGCTCGCAGCAAGCGGGATCGCATTGGCGCACGCGCTTGAAAAACGGTAG
- a CDS encoding ArnT family glycosyltransferase has translation MSMAVRRIIIVASFALVTAAAGIWTLPPLDRDETRFAQATAQMLETGDFITIRFQDAERNKKPAGIHWLQAASVTGFSEVLAREIWVYRLPSLIGAVLAAIFTYLAASKLYDSRTGLLAGLLLASAPIVTAESTIAKTDAMLLALICLAQLALVHVYANSLAAKQSGWRWPLIFWIAQGLGALVKGPIAPMISFLTGGSLVAVTGNFAWLKRLRPVSGFLLFLLVASPWFVAIGVVTEGRFFSDALGGDMLGKVGNSQEGHSGPPGYHTTLVWLLLWPAAALLIPGMIRAWREKNEWQARFLLSWLIPAWIVFEIAATKLPHYTMPLYPALVVMSAHAAVKGLDGVSKKIGALIYLIIGLIAAALMIALPLLYSEKSFNVLHIAAAVLIAGSAVIISTMFWRGRGFSGAIAAACLASVFAWTVMTWVLPSLIVLEVSPRLSATLESAERHPIHDGVAPAALVGYNEPSAVFLLGTKTALTNAENAALRLTSGTVSAAIIEARYKSAFLNAIEGAPITELAVINGLNYSNGNDVSLTIYVLAHNATAGLNINAAAL, from the coding sequence ATGAGCATGGCCGTCCGGCGCATTATCATTGTCGCTTCGTTTGCGCTTGTTACAGCCGCGGCTGGAATCTGGACGCTGCCCCCGCTTGATCGCGACGAAACCCGTTTCGCACAGGCGACAGCCCAAATGCTGGAAACAGGTGATTTCATCACAATCCGCTTTCAGGATGCTGAACGGAACAAAAAGCCGGCCGGCATTCACTGGTTGCAGGCGGCGAGTGTAACCGGGTTTTCCGAAGTCCTAGCAAGAGAAATCTGGGTTTATCGTCTGCCTTCCCTTATTGGCGCTGTGCTCGCCGCAATATTCACGTATCTCGCAGCGTCAAAACTATACGACTCACGCACCGGCCTGCTAGCGGGACTCTTGTTGGCAAGCGCGCCTATCGTCACCGCGGAAAGCACAATCGCCAAAACCGACGCGATGCTCCTCGCGCTGATTTGTCTCGCGCAACTGGCGCTTGTGCACGTCTACGCAAACTCGCTCGCCGCCAAACAAAGCGGATGGCGCTGGCCGCTCATATTCTGGATCGCACAAGGTCTCGGCGCATTGGTCAAAGGCCCGATTGCGCCGATGATCTCGTTCCTGACCGGCGGGAGCTTGGTTGCCGTCACCGGAAATTTTGCCTGGCTGAAAAGATTACGACCGGTCTCAGGCTTTTTGCTCTTTTTATTGGTGGCTTCGCCATGGTTTGTTGCAATCGGCGTCGTGACGGAGGGACGTTTTTTTTCTGACGCGCTCGGCGGAGACATGTTGGGCAAGGTCGGCAATTCCCAGGAAGGGCACTCAGGCCCTCCGGGATATCACACCACGCTTGTCTGGCTACTTCTATGGCCTGCGGCTGCGCTACTTATCCCCGGCATGATCAGGGCATGGCGGGAGAAAAACGAGTGGCAGGCCCGGTTTTTGTTGTCATGGCTAATACCCGCCTGGATCGTTTTTGAAATCGCGGCGACAAAACTACCGCACTACACGATGCCGCTTTACCCCGCTCTGGTGGTCATGAGCGCACATGCAGCCGTTAAAGGCCTTGACGGCGTATCCAAAAAAATTGGCGCGTTGATTTACCTGATCATTGGCCTCATTGCCGCGGCACTTATGATCGCCTTGCCTTTGCTCTATAGTGAAAAATCATTCAACGTGTTGCATATCGCAGCAGCAGTGTTGATTGCCGGTTCGGCTGTAATAATCAGTACGATGTTCTGGCGCGGGCGCGGGTTTAGCGGCGCCATTGCAGCGGCGTGCCTTGCATCTGTTTTTGCCTGGACCGTCATGACTTGGGTTTTGCCAAGCCTGATAGTACTTGAAGTTTCGCCGCGCTTGTCAGCAACACTAGAAAGCGCGGAGCGTCATCCAATTCATGATGGCGTCGCTCCAGCCGCGTTAGTCGGGTACAACGAACCGTCAGCCGTGTTTTTGCTCGGGACGAAAACAGCGCTGACGAATGCTGAAAACGCTGCGCTACGACTTACCTCCGGCACAGTGAGCGCAGCGATTATTGAGGCCCGCTACAAATCTGCTTTTCTAAACGCTATTGAGGGTGCTCCTATTACTGAACTTGCCGTTATCAACGGCCTCAATTATTCAAACGGTAACGACGTGTCGCTGACGATCTATGTGCTGGCGCACAATGCGACAGCGGGATTGAATATCAATGCAGCAGCACTCTGA
- a CDS encoding DUF6265 family protein, which yields MFLRFILTTIAVVASSVFSDVAAEENYSLDDLAFLTGAWRGGEGFVFEEIWSHAEGGVMTGMARGVASGELRVLEYIVVSEEDAGVIMRFKHYNADFTTWEDDEPIMLALTSASDQDATFTADPPSQDVKSIRYWMPDADTLQAEVVLVEDGEEGGFTLTFKREDN from the coding sequence ATGTTTCTACGTTTCATTCTCACCACTATTGCTGTTGTCGCCTCTTCGGTGTTTAGCGACGTCGCCGCTGAAGAAAATTACTCTCTGGATGACCTCGCTTTTCTCACTGGCGCATGGCGTGGCGGCGAGGGCTTCGTCTTCGAAGAGATATGGTCCCATGCTGAAGGCGGCGTCATGACAGGCATGGCGCGTGGTGTCGCGAGCGGAGAACTGCGCGTTCTCGAATACATCGTCGTCTCAGAAGAAGACGCTGGCGTCATCATGCGTTTCAAGCACTACAATGCCGACTTCACCACATGGGAAGACGATGAACCGATCATGCTCGCGCTGACATCAGCAAGCGATCAGGACGCCACCTTCACTGCTGATCCTCCGTCGCAAGACGTAAAATCAATCCGCTACTGGATGCCTGACGCTGACACTTTGCAGGCCGAAGTCGTTCTTGTTGAAGATGGAGAAGAAGGCGGCTTTACGCTCACATTCAAACGCGAGGATAACTAA
- the thrS gene encoding threonine--tRNA ligase, with protein MVDITLPDGSVRQFDGPVTGTSIAENISKSLAKKALAVKVDGEVRDLFDTIDRDASVEIVTREHEDALDIIRHDTAHLMAQAVQELYPGTQVTIGPNIEDGFFYDFARDEPFSSDDLAAIEKRMNQIVEEGRPTRREVWDRDEAIKHFKDIGEHYKAEIIADLPESEQIKIYYHGDWHDLCRGPHLPSTKHIGKAFKLMKVAGAYWRGDYRNPMLQRIYGTAWTNEKDLKAYLTRLEEAEKRDHRKLGREMDLFHFQQEAQGSVFWHAKGFLVWRQLEAYIRRQLDADGYEEVKTPQLLDAKLWEMSGHWGKFRENMFVVPDEIPSTEDEAPVLTGEGDLMALKPMNCPAHVQIFKQGIKSYRDLPIRMAEFGCCHRNEAHGALHGLMRVRQMTQDDAHIFCREDQITEETKRFLDLFARVYQDMGMTDIAYKLATRPEMRAGDDDTWDRAEKALADALTAAGLEFEIAEGEGAFYGPKLEFHLTDAIGRTWQAGTYQLDYVLPERLDATYIDESGARQRPVMLHRAVFGTFERFIGLLIENYAGRLPLWLSPVQVVVTTITSAADGYASEVAEALRKAGLRVDLDIRAEKINYKVREHSHAKVPVIAVVGAREAEEQKVSLRRLGSKDQETLSLSAAVASLSDEALAPDLKRT; from the coding sequence ATGGTCGACATAACTCTTCCCGACGGATCCGTACGCCAGTTTGACGGGCCGGTGACGGGAACCAGCATCGCCGAGAATATCTCGAAATCGCTCGCCAAAAAGGCGCTGGCGGTGAAAGTCGATGGCGAGGTGCGCGACCTTTTCGATACGATTGATCGCGATGCCAGCGTAGAAATCGTTACCCGTGAGCATGAAGATGCGCTCGACATCATCCGTCACGACACTGCGCACCTTATGGCCCAGGCGGTCCAGGAGCTTTATCCGGGCACGCAAGTGACCATCGGACCGAACATAGAGGACGGGTTCTTCTATGATTTTGCCCGGGACGAGCCGTTTTCTTCAGATGATCTCGCGGCCATCGAAAAGCGCATGAACCAGATCGTCGAAGAAGGGCGTCCGACCCGCAGGGAAGTCTGGGATCGTGACGAAGCGATCAAGCATTTCAAGGATATCGGCGAACACTACAAGGCTGAGATTATCGCCGACCTACCGGAAAGCGAACAGATCAAGATATATTACCATGGCGACTGGCACGATTTGTGTCGCGGTCCGCACCTTCCGTCCACGAAGCATATCGGCAAGGCGTTCAAACTGATGAAGGTAGCTGGCGCATACTGGCGAGGCGATTATCGCAATCCGATGCTGCAGCGGATTTACGGCACTGCCTGGACCAATGAGAAAGACCTCAAGGCCTACCTGACCAGGCTTGAAGAGGCCGAAAAGCGCGACCACCGGAAACTCGGGCGCGAAATGGATCTCTTTCATTTCCAGCAAGAGGCGCAGGGTTCGGTTTTCTGGCATGCAAAAGGCTTTCTCGTTTGGCGCCAACTTGAGGCTTATATTCGCCGTCAACTTGATGCGGATGGGTATGAGGAAGTGAAGACGCCACAGCTTCTGGACGCGAAGCTTTGGGAAATGTCTGGCCACTGGGGCAAGTTCCGCGAAAACATGTTCGTGGTGCCCGATGAAATACCTTCTACGGAAGACGAGGCGCCCGTGCTCACAGGTGAAGGCGACCTGATGGCGCTCAAGCCTATGAACTGTCCAGCACATGTTCAAATTTTTAAGCAGGGAATCAAATCCTACCGTGATTTGCCAATCCGCATGGCGGAATTTGGGTGCTGCCATCGTAATGAAGCGCACGGCGCATTGCATGGACTGATGCGGGTGCGTCAAATGACTCAGGACGATGCGCATATTTTCTGCCGCGAAGATCAAATTACTGAAGAGACCAAGCGCTTTCTCGATCTTTTTGCACGCGTCTATCAGGATATGGGCATGACAGATATCGCCTATAAACTGGCGACGCGGCCAGAGATGCGTGCTGGCGATGACGATACCTGGGACCGCGCGGAAAAGGCCCTCGCCGATGCGCTAACGGCAGCTGGTCTTGAGTTTGAAATCGCAGAAGGCGAGGGCGCCTTTTACGGTCCGAAGCTGGAATTCCATCTGACCGACGCAATCGGACGCACATGGCAGGCGGGCACCTATCAGCTTGATTATGTTTTACCCGAACGGCTCGATGCGACTTATATCGATGAAAGCGGTGCGCGCCAGCGTCCGGTCATGTTGCACCGCGCGGTGTTTGGCACATTCGAGCGTTTTATTGGCTTGCTGATCGAAAACTATGCCGGCCGTCTGCCGCTTTGGTTGTCGCCGGTGCAGGTGGTGGTGACAACAATTACGTCCGCCGCGGACGGGTATGCGAGTGAAGTTGCTGAAGCACTCCGAAAAGCAGGGCTTCGTGTCGATCTCGATATCCGGGCGGAAAAAATCAACTACAAAGTGCGCGAACACTCTCACGCAAAAGTCCCAGTGATTGCGGTGGTCGGGGCGCGGGAAGCGGAGGAACAGAAAGTTTCGCTACGCCGTCTTGGATCTAAAGATCAGGAGACGTTGTCGTTGTCCGCCGCTGTCGCTTCACTTTCTGATGAAGCGCTGGCGCCTGACTTGAAACGCACGTAG
- a CDS encoding ArnT family glycosyltransferase yields the protein MQQHSDSNLAISPLQLFWLTALAITGLRVLILLVSPAELGPDEAQYWYWSRDLAFGYFSKPPVIAWSIGTTTVIFGNAEWAVRLSAPFFHLGAASFLYLMGRRVFSERTAFWAGIGWLLIPGVILSSFVIATDAPLLFFWSGALFFFFRILGSSKAAPMDFAALGAMVGFGLLSKYAMIYFPLTLIMLMALKPVRAKFSTPWVLVAALFALALFAPNIIWNLRHDFQTISHTAANANWDATLFRPLSLLGFIGEQFLVFGVITFTALLIGMRSAVANRATLSQEKLILLAFTITPLVVVAFQAFISRAHANWAAAAYPSAMLFATAFLLERKAGWLVKTNAAVHVLGMLAFAIGITNFALVDTLGFSGALKHIRGWENQTAIIAAKGDGYDAILIDDRYLISEMLYYQRHIKTPIAAIDPNAGIDHHFEAFLAFDPQTHKRVLFASIRDDSVHVDYRFNSVEPVGVAAADLGDAGPRSFALFALDGYSPPGSK from the coding sequence ATGCAGCAGCACTCTGACAGCAATCTAGCAATCTCTCCGCTGCAGTTATTCTGGCTCACTGCTCTGGCGATCACGGGACTTCGTGTTTTGATCTTGCTCGTGTCGCCGGCGGAACTGGGGCCGGATGAAGCGCAATACTGGTACTGGTCGCGCGATCTGGCTTTCGGCTATTTTTCGAAACCCCCCGTCATCGCGTGGTCGATCGGCACAACCACAGTAATATTCGGAAACGCCGAGTGGGCCGTGAGGCTTTCCGCGCCATTTTTTCACCTCGGCGCCGCATCGTTTCTCTATCTGATGGGGAGACGAGTTTTTAGTGAGCGCACTGCTTTCTGGGCTGGAATTGGATGGCTGTTGATCCCGGGCGTCATTCTTTCTTCATTCGTCATCGCCACCGATGCGCCACTCTTGTTTTTCTGGTCTGGCGCTCTGTTTTTTTTCTTCCGTATATTGGGCTCGTCAAAAGCAGCGCCGATGGATTTTGCGGCGCTGGGCGCGATGGTTGGTTTTGGCCTCCTTTCTAAATACGCGATGATTTATTTTCCGCTTACTTTGATAATGTTGATGGCGCTAAAACCGGTGCGGGCAAAATTTTCGACACCATGGGTGCTGGTCGCGGCGTTGTTTGCCTTGGCGCTGTTCGCGCCCAACATCATCTGGAATTTGCGGCATGATTTTCAAACGATTTCTCATACGGCAGCCAATGCCAATTGGGATGCGACGCTGTTCAGGCCGTTGAGCCTTTTGGGTTTTATTGGAGAACAGTTTCTCGTTTTCGGCGTTATCACATTTACCGCTTTACTGATCGGCATGCGCTCGGCAGTCGCCAACCGCGCCACGCTGAGTCAGGAAAAGCTGATCCTGCTTGCGTTTACAATAACGCCGCTAGTTGTTGTCGCTTTTCAGGCGTTTATCTCACGCGCTCACGCCAACTGGGCCGCCGCCGCCTACCCATCCGCCATGCTTTTCGCAACCGCATTTTTGCTTGAGCGCAAAGCCGGCTGGCTTGTGAAGACAAACGCCGCGGTGCATGTACTTGGCATGCTCGCCTTCGCAATCGGAATCACGAACTTCGCGCTTGTGGATACGCTTGGCTTCTCCGGCGCGTTGAAACACATACGAGGGTGGGAGAATCAAACCGCCATTATAGCCGCAAAGGGCGACGGCTATGACGCAATCCTGATTGATGATCGCTACCTGATTTCCGAAATGCTCTACTATCAGCGCCATATAAAAACGCCTATCGCCGCGATTGATCCAAACGCCGGCATCGATCATCATTTCGAAGCATTCCTGGCGTTCGACCCTCAGACTCACAAGCGCGTATTGTTTGCTTCAATCCGCGATGATTCCGTTCATGTGGATTATCGCTTTAACTCAGTCGAACCGGTTGGTGTCGCGGCTGCCGACCTGGGTGACGCAGGGCCACGCAGCTTCGCCCTGTTTGCCCTGGACGGCTATTCCCCGCCTGGTAGCAAGTAA